The DNA sequence AGGGAGGTGCTGAGGGCTGGAGGTCACGTCGAGATAGTGTACCTCCTGGTCACGGGGGCCAACGACACCGAGGCCTGCTTCGAGTGGATCATCGACAAATTCCTGGAGTATCTCTCGCCCGAGGTACCGCTCCACCTGAACAGGTACTTCCCGGCCAACAGGTGGAGAGAACCCCCCACCGAGCTCGGGCTCCTCCTACGGCTGAGGGAGAGGGCCATCAGGGAGGGTCTCAGCTACGTTTACGTGGGGAACGTCTGGAGCCCCGAGCTGGAGAGCACTTACTGCCCGAGGTGCGGGAGGCTCCTGATATACAGGCCCGGCAGGGCCGTCAGGTTCGACCTGATCAGGGAAGGGAACTCTTGGAGGTGCCCAAGGTGCGGGAGGGTCATACCCATCAGGGGGAGGATTGGGAAGTCCGCAAGATAGCCTTTAGATAGCATAAGCCCTCACCTCATATCCGTTGAGAAGTGCCTGATCGAGCACTTCCTCAGCCTCTCCTCCAGCACCTCCACCCCTATGCCGGCGGAGCTGGGGGCCCTAATCGTGCCCCTTGGGGTGAGCTCCCAGGGGGGCTCCACTATGTCCTCCTCGTAGTACCTCCTGCTGGCAGATATGTCGTTCGGGAATCTGACGTTAGGCAGCGTGGCCGCCGCGACGAGGTGACCCCTCCCGATGCCGGTCTCGAGCATCCCCCCTATCCATATGGGCATCCCCACCTCCTCGCAGAAATCGTGTATGAGCCTGGCGTTCGTGAGCCCCCCGACCCTGGCCGGCTTCACGTTTATAACGGAGCAGCTGCCCAGTCTGTAGGCCTTATAAGCGTCCTCAGGCTTCTTTATTGATTCATCCAGGCAGATAGGGGTCCTCATCATCCTGGCGAGCAGGGAGTGGTCCAGGAGATCGTCGAAGTCGAGTGGCTGCTCCAACATGAGGAGGTTGAACTCATCGAGCCTCCTGAGGATGGGCCAGTCCTGGAGCCTGTAGGCGGCGTTCGCATCCACCTGCAGGGGGAGGTCCGGGTAATCCCTCCTGACGGCCTTCAGGACCTCCAGATCCCATCCCGGCTTTATCTTCAGCTTGACCCTCCTGTAGCCCTCATCGAGGTAGGATGACACGACTCTCAGGAGCTCTCCCACGTCCCTCTGGATCCCCACGCTCACACCACTCTCGATCTCCTCCCTAACGCCTCCCAAGAGCTTCCAGAGAGGTAGACCCCTCTTCTTGGCCTCTAGATCCCAGAGGGCCATCTCCGCCCCGGCCTTCGCCATCTGATGGCCCCTGACATTCTGGACGCTCCTCAGGAACTCCTCTGGGCTCTTGGCCCTCAGCAGAGGCTCGGAGAGGAACTCCCTTATCA is a window from the Candidatus Korarchaeota archaeon NZ13-K genome containing:
- the menC gene encoding o-succinylbenzoate synthase translates to IREFLSEPLLRAKSPEEFLRSVQNVRGHQMAKAGAEMALWDLEAKKRGLPLWKLLGGVREEIESGVSVGIQRDVGELLRVVSSYLDEGYRRVKLKIKPGWDLEVLKAVRRDYPDLPLQVDANAAYRLQDWPILRRLDEFNLLMLEQPLDFDDLLDHSLLARMMRTPICLDESIKKPEDAYKAYRLGSCSVINVKPARVGGLTNARLIHDFCEEVGMPIWIGGMLETGIGRGHLVAAATLPNVRFPNDISASRRYYEEDIVEPPWELTPRGTIRAPSSAGIGVEVLEERLRKCSIRHFSTDMR